A part of Hippea maritima DSM 10411 genomic DNA contains:
- a CDS encoding elongation factor 1-alpha C-terminal domain-related protein: MCVGEGGSGGVSVSENNPTPNTQHPTPSENNNPKFKIQNSKLAYSPMSITLQTEDELDISRGDLIVKKGEKQPIFNDSFEAFLVWMDEEPLKNREYILKIYAKETNAVVSRILFKKDVNTWEKVEANTLELNDIARVQIDLAEKIAFDLYEENRTTGAFILVDKITNFTSAAGMIVGEATKRKKKRVYTEAEIALNKFIREHFPEWECKAIEEIDGSEW, encoded by the coding sequence GTGTGTGTAGGTGAAGGTGGAAGTGGAGGTGTAAGTGTAAGTGAAAACAACCCAACACCCAACACCCAACACCCAACACCCTCCGAAAACAATAATCCAAAATTCAAAATTCAAAATTCAAAATTAGCATATTCTCCAATGTCTATCACTCTCCAAACAGAGGACGAGCTTGACATCAGCCGAGGAGATTTAATAGTTAAAAAGGGTGAAAAGCAGCCTATATTTAATGATAGTTTTGAAGCATTTTTAGTATGGATGGATGAGGAACCATTAAAAAATAGAGAATATATTTTGAAAATATATGCAAAAGAAACTAATGCTGTTGTGAGTAGAATTTTATTTAAAAAAGATGTAAATACATGGGAAAAGGTTGAAGCAAATACTTTAGAATTAAATGACATAGCAAGAGTCCAAATTGATTTGGCTGAAAAAATTGCTTTTGATTTGTATGAAGAGAATAGGACGACTGGTGCATTTATACTTGTGGATAAGATAACTAATTTTACATCTGCAGCTGGAATGATTGTAGGGGAAGCAACAAAAAGAAAGAAAAAGAGAGTATACACAGAAGCAGAAATAGCTTTGAACAAATTCATACGTGAGCATTTTCCAGAATGGGAATGTAAAGCGATAGAGGAGATTGATGGCAGTGAATGGTGA